ATGTCCTGGGGCAGCGCCTGGAACAGCGGGGTGTCGATCAGCAGGCCGGCCAGGTATTCCTGCAGCTCCTGCGCGCGGGTCTCCAGCGGGCTCGGGTAATCGACCGCGTCCTCGCGCCGGCCGCCGTTCTTCCAGGTGTTGATCCAGCAGTCGGGCTGGAAGGTGAACCAGAACCACTCGGCGTAGTAGTCGGTCTCGCAGCGCGAGACGAAGTCGGCGCGCGCGGCCGCGAGGTCCTGCGGCGTGATGCCGGACATATCGACCTGCGGCGGCACGGCGAAGCCCTCGGGCGGCGGCACCGACAGGGCCAGCCGTTCGCGGCGCGGCGCGAGCACCGCATAGCTCATCGGGTCGAGCTTGAGGGTGAGCGCCGTCACCACGCCCAGCAGGCCGAACGCGCCCGCCGCGGAGCGCAGCAGCGCCGGGTCGCTGACGGTCTGCAGCTCGCCGCGGGCATTGACGAATTCGATCTCGGCCACCAGGTCGCTCAGGGTCTGGTTGCCCCATCCGGCGCCGTGGCAGACCGGCGCATTGCTGCCGCCGAAGGTGATCTCCACCATGATGACGTTCAGCGGCAGCGTCCAGTCCCATTGGCCGCCCTGCGCGCTCAGGCACCACTGCCGGAACTGCTCGTTGGTGGTGGCGGCGCCGATGCGGCACAGCGCCTTGCGCACCCCCTGGTCCTCCACGTAGCCGGTGATGGCGATGCCCTGGAGCTCGTTGGTGGGGTCGATGGGCGGCTCGGAGGCGGGCAGCTGGGTCGCCACCGACAGCGGCAGCAGGGAGACCAGCACCTCGCCATCCTCCGCGTACAGCGAGGTCCAGGTGTGGCGGTAGCCGGCGCAGCGCACGCTGCGGCCGTTGGCCGCGGCCCATTGCACGATGGCCTGCACGCCCGCCCGGGTCTTGGGAAAGCAGGTCACCCCCGGCATGCTGGACACCGTGCGTCCCCAATTCTGGAAGGCCAGGCCCGACAGCCGATCGACCGATTGCCCGTTGCCCTCGAGGAAATCGCTCGGGGCGAGCAGGGAGCGGGTGGCCGGCGGCGTTGCGGGCACCGCGGCGGCAGCAGCCCGCACGGTCGCCACCGGGCCCGCACCGCCCTGTACCGCGCCCTGTACCGCGCCCTGTACCGCGCCATTCACCCGGTCGGCCAGCGCCGGGTCGGCCTCCGCCAGGGCCTGGACCTGCGCGAGCGTGATGATCGGCGCGGGCGCTCCCTGGGCGAGGGAGGCGCGGACATCCTGCAGGTAGTCCGACCAGGCGGCCAGCAGGCCCTGCTGCGCGGCGGTCTGCACGAGGGCGGACAGGCGGGTGCTGTCCACGGACGGAAGGGTGGAGGGGGTCGTCGCCATGGTCTCGCTCCCGGGCGCTGGGCCGGATGGGTGGATGGAAGGAAGGAAGGAAAAAAGAAGGGCGCAGTCTTGCAGCGATGGGCCCCCGCGGGGCTGAAGGCTTCTGAGCCGCGCCTTAATCCTTGTGAAAACCCCGAGCGCGGGCCCGGCCCGTCCCCCAAAAAGAAAAGGCCCCGCAGCCGGGTGGGCTGGGGGCCTGGGAGCCGGAGGCCGCCGCAGGGGCGGCGGCAGCCCATCAGAACGGCGCGTCGTCGTCGTCCGCCCCGGCGGTGGCGGCAGCGGCAGCCGTTGCCGAGGAAGGCGCATCGGCGCGGCCGCCCGGCACGGCGGCGGGGCCGTCCAGGCCGGTGCGCCCCTCGCCGCCCAGCGCCTCGACCAGGTCCGGGATCATCTTGGAGAGCTCGCCCGTGGCGATCGCCACGTCGGTGTCGAAGCCGCTGTCGTCCTGGCCCCGGCCCTCGAACACCGTGTCGAGGAACGACACCTTCTTGATCTGCAGCCCTTCGGTGAGCACGAAGGCGACGCGGTCGTCCCAGCTCATCGCGAGCTTGGTGGGCAGCTTGCCGGCGGCGATGTGCTCGCGGATCTCGTCGATGTCGAGCGGGTGGCGGGCATAGCGCACCACGGCCTTGGATTCGTCGGCGCTCTTCAGTTCACACTCGCGGTCCACGCTGAAGCCCACGGGGGGCTCCTGCTCCTTGAGCCAGTGCGCCATCGCGGCCTGCGGCGCGGTCTGCGTGTCCACCAGCGAGACCGACAGGCCCGGCAGCGCTTCCACCAGCAGGGTGACCACCTCGTCGGCGCGGCCCTGGCTGCCGGTGTCCAGCACCAGCAGGCGCGCCTCGGGATCGATCCAGACCCACATCGAGCCCTGCTTCGTGAAGGCCATGGGCAGCAGGTCGAGCTTGGCCTCGTCCTTCAGGTCGCGGGTTTCCTTCTTGCCGGGCTTGCGGCCGGTCTCGCGCTCGATGCGCGCGGCCTTTTCCTTGACCCGGCGCGCCAGCACCGAGCCCGGGAGCATCTTGGATTCGGCCATGAAGCGCAGGATCCAGTGCCCGCCCACCGATTCGGCGAGCGCGCCGTGGGCATCGCCGCGGGGCGGGACCCAGCCGACGGATTTTTCCTGGGTGGCGCCGCATTCCACGAACGGGGTGCGGGCCAGGGCTTCTTCGAGTTGCGGCAGCTCCGCATGCCATTCGGCGATGCGGTAGACGATCATGTTCTTGAACACGGGGGGATTCCTTTGGTGCGTTGCGCCCGCGAAAGCAAAGGGCCAAGGGGCGCGCCGGCAGCGGTGCCGGCCGAGGGCCGCCATTGTCGTTGCTGCACGCGGGCCGGGGCCGTCCGGCGGAGAGGCTCCGGGAGCCTCCTCTCCTCATTCACTATTGAATCAATAGCAAACTATTCAATGAAAACGGCGGCATGGTGGCTTTTTCATCCTGAATCGTTCCGCCAGCGCAACACAACCCCGGAACAACTTTACACAGCCATACGCAGCCCTCATGGGCCCGAAACATGGCCGGCCGACACTGCCTTCAACCGCCGCACGACACCGACCGCGACGGCAACGCCCCCCGGGGCACGAAAGGACATCTCCATGACCGCCCGTTTCCTGCAACGACGCATCGCCACCGCCACCGCTGCCGCCGCCCTGATGGCCGCCCTGGCCGTGCCGGCCTTCGCCCAGCCCGCCCCCGTGGCACCGCCCCCGCCCCCCGCCGCCGCCGCACCGGGCGCCGAGCGCCCGCACCGCATGCCCAGCCCCGAAGAACGCCAGGCACGCATGGCCCGGCATGCCGAGGCCCTCAAGCAGAAGCTGCAGCTCACGCCGGCGCAGCAGCCGGCCTGGGACGCCTTCACCGCCGCCATGCAGCCGCAGGGCCCGCGCCCGGCCCGCCTGGATGCGCAAAACCTGGACCAGCTGACCACGCCTGAGCGCATCGACCGCATGCGGGCCCTGCGCGCCCAGCGCAGCGCCGAAGCCGACCGCCGCGACGAGGCCGTGAAGACCTTCTATGCCGCGCTCAACCCGGCGCAGCAGAAGGTGTTCGACCAGGAAAGCCGGCGCATGCATGGCCACGACGGCATGCGCGGCAAGGATGGCAAGGACGGGCGCCCCGGCCGGGACGGCAAGCCGGGTGGCCATGGGGCCCACGGCGAGCGCGCTCCGGCGCCGCCCGCTCCCCCCGCGTCGCGTTGATGCCAGCCATGACAGGCGGCCGCTGCTGACGCGGTTGCCGCCTACATGGAGGCTCCCAGACCCTGTCCTACAGTGGGTTACACGGATTGTGTAACCTCACGGTCGCGTACAAAACTGGGAATTCACAACATGCCTCATCCATTCACGAAGCGCTCCCGCGCCGCCCTGGCGGCCCGGAGCGCTTTTTTCATGCTCGCCGCCACGGCCGCCCTGGGCGTCCAGGCACAGACCGCCAACGCCCTGACCCCATCGGTCTACGTCCAGGGAGGCTGGGCCGAGCACCAGACCGACTCCGCCACCGTGGGCGTCACCCTGCCCTGGGCCTCCTGGCGCAGCGAACTCCTGGGCCACGAAGTGCGCGGCTACTGGGACATCTACGCCAGCCGCTGGTCGTTCGACGCGGTGCCGGGCGGCGCGAGCCACACCACGCTGGTCGGCGTGACGCCCACCTTCCGCCTGCGCCCCGACAACGGCCGCTCGGCCTTCTTCTGGGAAGGCGGCATCGGCGTGACCTACATGGACAAGCGCTTCCACACGCCCGAGAAGGAATTCAGCACCCGCTACAACTTCGCCTCCCACCTGGGCCTGGGCTACAGCCTGGGCGCCCAGCGCGAGCATGAAGTGATGGTGCGCGTGCAGCACCTCTCCAACGCCGGCATCAAGAAGCCCAACCCGGGCGACAACTTCCTCCAGGTGCGCTACGCGTACCACTTCTGAGCCGACCGGCCCTCCAAGCCCTGCTCACCTCCCTCCAGCCCCGCACCGCGGGGCTTTTTTGTGCCCGCTCCATCCGGTACCCGCCGCCTTCGCGGCGGCACTCCTGTGGATAACGCTGGGGATGCTTCGGGAGCAACTGCCCACTTATCCACAGCCGCTGGCCGATGGCCGAAGTTGTTATCGCCGGCCGCGCGCCGTCACCCGACCTTCCACCACAGGGTTCGGCGCACCCCAAGTCCGCGCCGGCACTGGGAAAAAGCCGCTTGTCCACACGAAGGGGGTGCCCTTACTACTATTCCTATGGATTGATAAAAGCCTTAGAGGAATAACAGAACATCCGGATCCAGGGCGCCTCGGGGGGCTGGGCAAAGCGAGAGGCACCGTTTCCCCGGCTGGATGGAGACGGTGGCGGCGATCGGGTCATGAAAAGAGAGGCGGCCTGGGGCGCGCTGGCGGACACCGGCCGGGCCGGTGCGGGCACTTTTCGGGGCCGGGCCGCCGCGCCATGGAGCGCCCGGGCCGGATCCACGGCATCCGGGAATGAAGTGCACTCTCGCCATTCGCTACATTTTTAATAGCAAACTATCGAATGAATCCGGCGGCATGGAGGGCTTTTCATGCTGAATCCGTGCCAGACGCCCCTTCAAGGACAAGTCTGGGGACATTTCCCGCACAACCGGGCGCTTGTCCACAGCGGCAGCCCCTTTCCCGGATTTGTCCCCGCCGGACGGACAGCGGCAACCCCCTCCCACCCACAGGGTTGGCGTGCAGCCAAGTCCCTTGTCGCGCAACGGAAAAACCCGGTTGTCCACAGAACGGGGCGGTGCTTACTACTACGACTATGTTTTTATAAAGACATCAAGAAGAAAACAGGAGAACAGCGCCGGGGCACACGGGCAGGACGGACGTGCATCCGCCCGGCAGGGGCTGCCAGGCAGAGGCATCGCAAAGGGATCGGCTTCCGCGGGATTTGCACGGTGGTGGGGGCCAGGGCCCTGGAGAAAGCCACACGGGGGCCGTGGAGGGCCTGCAAGGCACTGCCTGAGGGGGAGCAGTGGGGTGAAGGGTTCGGCGCGGAAAGGCGCTCTGACGGCGGCGGGCCTGGCCCTCCCTCGCCTGCTCGGCCGGACCTAGGCCGGCCGGGCGGTCAGGCCGCGGATGGCCGGGCGTCCGCCAGGAAGGTTTCCAGCGCCGCCACGGGCAGCGGCCGGCTGAAGAAGTAGCCCTGGTAGGCGAGGCAGCCCGCGCGCTCCAGCCGCTCGCGCTGCTCGGCGGTCTCCACGCCCTCGGCGATCACGTCCAGCCCGAGGCTGCGCGAGAGCGCGATGATCGTGTCCACGATGGCCGCGTCGTTCGGGTCGGTCAGCAGGTCGCGCACGAAGCTCTGGTCGATCTTGAGCTGGTCGAGCGGCATGCGCTTGAGGTAGCTGAGCGACGAGTAGCCGGTGCCGAAGTCGTCCAGCGAAAAGCCCACGCCATGCGCGCGCAGCGCCGACATGGTGGCGATGGTGGTTTCCATGTCCTCGACGAACAGGCTCTCGGTCAGCTCCAGCTTGAGGCGGGCGGCCGGCGCGCCGGTCGTGGCGATGGCGCGCACCACGTCGTCCACGAAGGCCTCGTGGTGGAACTGGCGCGAACTCACGTTCACTGCCATGCCGAGGTGCGCCCGGCCGGGCTCGCCCTGCCAGCGCGCGAGCTGGGCGCAGGCCGTGTGGAGCACCCAGCGGCCCAGCGGCAGCACGAGGCCGGTCTCCTCGGCCAGCGGGATGAATTCGCCGGGCGAGACCAGGCCGCGCTGCGGGTGCGGCCAGCGCACCAGCGCCTCGACACCGGTGACGCGGCCCTGGTGGTCCACCTGCGGCTGGTAGTGGAGCGCGAACTGCTCGCGCGCCAGGGCGGTGCGCAGGTCGTTTTCCAGTTCGGCGCGCGCCGTGACCACGGCCTGCATGCCGGGGTCGAAGAAGCGCAGCGTGTTGCGGCCCGCGGTCTTGGCCTGGTACATGGCCAGATCGGCCTGCTTGAGCAGCTCGCCCACGGTGGTGGTGCGCGCATCGCTGAACGGCGCCACGCCGATGCTGGGCGTGCTGCGGTAGTGGTAGCCCTGCAGCACGTAGGGGGTGGCCAGCACCGCCAGGATCTTCTCGCCCACGGTGCGGGCGCTCATGGCCAGCTCTTCGGGGCGCGCGCTCAGGGCTTCGATCATCACCACGAACTCGTCGCCGCCCAGGCGGGCCACGGTGTCCACCGAGCGCACGCAGGTGTTCAGGCGCGCGGCCACCTGCTGCAGCAGCACGTCGCCCTGGTCGTGGCCCAGGGTGTCGTTGAGGGTCTTGAAGTTGTCCAGGTCGATGAACAGCAGCGCGCCGCCCTGGCGGCGCCGCTGCGCCGTGGCCAGCGCCTGGCGCATGCGGTCCATGAGCAGCATGCGGTTGGGCAGGCCGGTGAGCGAGTCGTAGAACGCGAGCCGCTGGATCTCGCGCTCGGTGGCCTTGCGCTGCCCGATGTCGGTGTTGATCGCGAGGATCGCGTCCGGCTGGCCCTGCTCGCCCTTCACGAGCGTCCAGCGGCCTTCCACGTCCAGGCGGCGCCCGTCGCGGTGGAACTGCACGATCTCGCCGGTCCACTCGCCCTGCTTGCGCGTCGTGCCGGTCGCGCGCAGGAATTCCTGGGCGTCCTGGTAGAGCAGCGTGGCGATGGACTGGCCAGTCGCCTCCTCGCGCTTCCATCCGTAGAGGCGCTCGGCGCCTTCGTTCCAGAAGGTGATGCGGTGGTCGAGGTCGCGCACGATGATCGCGTCGCGCGCCTTGTCCAGCAGCGAGGCCTGGCGGCGGATGTGCGCGTCCGAGGCCTGGCGCGCCATCTCGGCCGCGGCCCGCGCCGCGAAGATGCGCAGCGTGGACACCACCATGCCCGGCTGCTGCAGGGGCTCGCGGAAGACGACGAAGATCAGCCCGATGGCCCGGCCGTCGGTGTCGCGCAGCTGCAGGCCCACATAGGCCTGCGCGCCCAGCCGCGCCACGGGCGATTGCGGGTACAGCTCCGAGACGCCGTGCGGGATCACGCATTCGGATTCGTTCACCAGGCGCAGGCTCGGCGTGCCTTCCAGCCCATACTCGGCATTGGGCTGGACCACGCCCTCCTCCACGCGCGAGAGCGTCACCGCGCGCGGCAGCTGCCCCGCCGGCTGCGGCAGCAGCCGCGTGACGCAGCCGGCCTGCGCGCCCAGCGCGTCGCACATGTGGCTGGCCAGCTGCTTGAAGAACTGGGTGCCGGTGCTGGCCGACACGGCGGCCGCGGCCTTGAGCACCACGGCCTGCAGGCGCTGCTGGTCCTGGCGCGTGCGCAGGCTGCCCAGCCCGAAGGCGATGTCGTTGGCGAGCTGCTGGAGCAGCTCGGCCTCCTCGGCGCCGGTCTCCAGCACCGTCTCGGGATAGAGGGTGAGCAGGCCGAACACCTGCTCGGCATCGCGCAGCGGCAGGCTGATGACGGCCGGCAGGCCCAGTTGCGCGAGCGGCCGCGCCCATACGTCGGCCAGGGGCGCGCGCTGCACGTCGTGCACGATCACGGGCCGGCCGCTGCGCAGCGCCTCGCCCGAGGGGCCGGGGCTGTGCGGCGTCCAGGGAGCGCCCGGGGTGCCGATGGGGCGCAGCGTCTCCACGCCCACGGCGGTCAGGCCCGACCAGGCCACGGGCTCGATGCTCTGGCGCTCGGCCCCCGCGGCATTCCAGCGGCGCACCATGCCCACCCAGGCACTGCGGAACCCGCCCACCTCGCGGGCGATGCGGCACACCTCCGAGAGCAGCGCCGCCTCGCCGGTGGCGCGCACCAGCGCCTCGTTGCAGGCGCTCAGCAGCCGCTGCACCGTGCCCACGCGCACCAGCTCGCGCTCCACGCGCATGCGCTGGGTCACGTCGGTGGCCAGCACCTGGCGGGCCGAAAGGCCATTGAAGGTGATGTCGCCCGCGTACACCTCCATGTCGAGGAAGGTGCCGTCCTTCTTGACGTGGCGGCGGTGGACCGCGTCGCGCCGCACGCCCGGCGGCAGGGCGCGTGCCTCGATCTCGTTGGCGGCCCGGTCCTCCTCGGGCCAGAACTGCACGGTGGTCATGCGCAGCAGCTCGGCCTCGCTGTAGCCGTAGTGGCGCACCATCGCCCGGTTCACGGCCAGGATGCGCAGGCTGCCGCGCTCGTAGACCCACATGGGCTGGGGATGGGCGTCGAAGAGCGCGCGGTACTGCTGCTCGGACGCGCTCAACTGCGCCGCGTAGCTGCGCAGCTGCAGCAC
The DNA window shown above is from Acidovorax sp. NCPPB 4044 and carries:
- a CDS encoding recombination-associated protein RdgC; amino-acid sequence: MFKNMIVYRIAEWHAELPQLEEALARTPFVECGATQEKSVGWVPPRGDAHGALAESVGGHWILRFMAESKMLPGSVLARRVKEKAARIERETGRKPGKKETRDLKDEAKLDLLPMAFTKQGSMWVWIDPEARLLVLDTGSQGRADEVVTLLVEALPGLSVSLVDTQTAPQAAMAHWLKEQEPPVGFSVDRECELKSADESKAVVRYARHPLDIDEIREHIAAGKLPTKLAMSWDDRVAFVLTEGLQIKKVSFLDTVFEGRGQDDSGFDTDVAIATGELSKMIPDLVEALGGEGRTGLDGPAAVPGGRADAPSSATAAAAATAGADDDDAPF
- a CDS encoding Spy/CpxP family protein refolding chaperone — protein: MTARFLQRRIATATAAAALMAALAVPAFAQPAPVAPPPPPAAAAPGAERPHRMPSPEERQARMARHAEALKQKLQLTPAQQPAWDAFTAAMQPQGPRPARLDAQNLDQLTTPERIDRMRALRAQRSAEADRRDEAVKTFYAALNPAQQKVFDQESRRMHGHDGMRGKDGKDGRPGRDGKPGGHGAHGERAPAPPAPPASR
- a CDS encoding acyloxyacyl hydrolase → MPHPFTKRSRAALAARSAFFMLAATAALGVQAQTANALTPSVYVQGGWAEHQTDSATVGVTLPWASWRSELLGHEVRGYWDIYASRWSFDAVPGGASHTTLVGVTPTFRLRPDNGRSAFFWEGGIGVTYMDKRFHTPEKEFSTRYNFASHLGLGYSLGAQREHEVMVRVQHLSNAGIKKPNPGDNFLQVRYAYHF
- a CDS encoding EAL domain-containing protein, whose protein sequence is MGALSDSVCRRLDALHACAVLDTATEESFDQLARLAAHLCGAPLAAIGFVDADREWFKASAGMPVASLQHLAGAHALCALAQDGRLAQVRDASTHPVLRDHPLVLGPPRVRMAACMPLATAEGLVLGAVVVMDTAPRTLQGAQLEALQAIAGQAMALLEVRRQRRSMARRAQDRALSEERFHLVARATADAIWDWNLTDDSMWWNEGMETLFGVPLQTLPHDSTSWTQRLHPDDSDMVLEGIHSAIEGTARHWTDEYRFRRQDGSYAWVRDRGFVIRDDEGLAVRMVGGMTDISAQKQSALQAQRDASAHAELVRVQQRMSAPDLPLDEVLQLVARTAMDLADAHGAMVVLREGDRLRVRASIGRHAAPLHEVRPVLGYPLWHQLESGETVLHGDGKHSLAHASMATDGGRHGALSFVAAPLRAGETVLGMLKVNADPLFTFSQRHVAYVQILAESLGAVLQLRSYAAQLSASEQQYRALFDAHPQPMWVYERGSLRILAVNRAMVRHYGYSEAELLRMTTVQFWPEEDRAANEIEARALPPGVRRDAVHRRHVKKDGTFLDMEVYAGDITFNGLSARQVLATDVTQRMRVERELVRVGTVQRLLSACNEALVRATGEAALLSEVCRIAREVGGFRSAWVGMVRRWNAAGAERQSIEPVAWSGLTAVGVETLRPIGTPGAPWTPHSPGPSGEALRSGRPVIVHDVQRAPLADVWARPLAQLGLPAVISLPLRDAEQVFGLLTLYPETVLETGAEEAELLQQLANDIAFGLGSLRTRQDQQRLQAVVLKAAAAVSASTGTQFFKQLASHMCDALGAQAGCVTRLLPQPAGQLPRAVTLSRVEEGVVQPNAEYGLEGTPSLRLVNESECVIPHGVSELYPQSPVARLGAQAYVGLQLRDTDGRAIGLIFVVFREPLQQPGMVVSTLRIFAARAAAEMARQASDAHIRRQASLLDKARDAIIVRDLDHRITFWNEGAERLYGWKREEATGQSIATLLYQDAQEFLRATGTTRKQGEWTGEIVQFHRDGRRLDVEGRWTLVKGEQGQPDAILAINTDIGQRKATEREIQRLAFYDSLTGLPNRMLLMDRMRQALATAQRRRQGGALLFIDLDNFKTLNDTLGHDQGDVLLQQVAARLNTCVRSVDTVARLGGDEFVVMIEALSARPEELAMSARTVGEKILAVLATPYVLQGYHYRSTPSIGVAPFSDARTTTVGELLKQADLAMYQAKTAGRNTLRFFDPGMQAVVTARAELENDLRTALAREQFALHYQPQVDHQGRVTGVEALVRWPHPQRGLVSPGEFIPLAEETGLVLPLGRWVLHTACAQLARWQGEPGRAHLGMAVNVSSRQFHHEAFVDDVVRAIATTGAPAARLKLELTESLFVEDMETTIATMSALRAHGVGFSLDDFGTGYSSLSYLKRMPLDQLKIDQSFVRDLLTDPNDAAIVDTIIALSRSLGLDVIAEGVETAEQRERLERAGCLAYQGYFFSRPLPVAALETFLADARPSAA